The Actinomycetota bacterium genome includes a region encoding these proteins:
- the tadA gene encoding Flp pilus assembly complex ATPase component TadA, with amino-acid sequence MEGRQQDGGLGNSLVEKGIITQEQLQLALQLQKNTGLRLKEVLIKEGFTTREQLQEFISKHVDIPYVKLSVDLIDPEAVKSIPANMARNLVAIPVTLVGDILTIAVSCPFDTAALDMLAFASGYTLEPVLSDEEDILEAIDYFFREGGLEQEMATFGEEHLEFVDRYKPESVDEIQVEEGPIVKLTNLLLSRAIKEGASDVHIEPEENLVRVRYRLDGVLMEARILPVEALNPLVSRIKVLAQLNIAERRLPQDGRFFVRYGGKDVDFRVATAPTIYGESVTLRILDQSNAAVGLAELGFEDDDMRKVLRALEDPSGFMLVTGPTGSGKTTTLYAVLNEINDITRKVITIEDPVEYRLRVINQIPVNHKIGLTFSTILRSVLRQDPDVILVGEIRDRETAQIAMQAAMTGHLLLSTLHTTAAVEALPRLLDMGVEPYYVREVVKLVIAQRLVRKLCPRCKESYRPDAETLAGLGIEEEGNEFFRPVGCRYCNHTGYKGRTAVFEVLGVSDAVKSRMDLRVDPREVTEVAMREGMRTMWQNAVRKLSRGVTSLEEIMRCVPR; translated from the coding sequence ATGGAGGGAAGGCAGCAGGACGGCGGCCTCGGAAACAGCCTGGTGGAGAAGGGGATCATCACCCAGGAGCAACTCCAGCTGGCCCTGCAACTCCAGAAGAACACGGGACTGCGCCTCAAGGAAGTGCTCATAAAAGAGGGGTTCACCACCCGGGAGCAGCTGCAGGAATTCATCAGCAAGCACGTCGATATCCCCTACGTCAAGCTGTCCGTGGACCTCATAGACCCCGAGGCGGTCAAGTCGATCCCCGCTAACATGGCCCGCAACCTGGTGGCTATCCCCGTGACCCTGGTAGGAGACATCCTGACCATCGCCGTCAGCTGTCCCTTCGACACCGCCGCCCTTGACATGCTGGCCTTCGCTTCCGGTTACACCCTGGAACCGGTGCTGAGCGACGAGGAAGACATCCTGGAGGCCATCGACTATTTCTTCAGGGAGGGCGGCCTGGAGCAGGAGATGGCCACGTTCGGCGAGGAGCACCTGGAGTTCGTGGACCGCTACAAACCGGAAAGCGTCGACGAGATCCAGGTGGAGGAGGGCCCCATAGTAAAACTCACCAACCTCCTTCTCTCGCGGGCCATAAAGGAGGGGGCCAGCGACGTGCACATAGAACCCGAGGAGAACCTGGTGCGCGTGCGCTATCGCCTGGACGGTGTGCTCATGGAGGCCAGGATACTCCCCGTGGAGGCCCTTAACCCCCTGGTCTCCCGCATCAAGGTTCTCGCCCAATTGAATATCGCGGAGAGGAGGCTGCCACAGGACGGCCGCTTTTTCGTCCGCTACGGCGGCAAGGACGTCGACTTCCGGGTGGCCACCGCCCCCACCATCTACGGGGAATCGGTGACCCTCAGGATACTCGACCAGTCCAACGCCGCCGTGGGCCTCGCCGAGCTCGGCTTCGAGGACGACGACATGCGCAAGGTACTGCGCGCCCTGGAGGACCCCAGCGGTTTTATGCTGGTCACCGGCCCCACGGGAAGCGGAAAGACCACCACCCTCTACGCCGTGCTCAACGAGATTAACGATATCACCCGCAAGGTGATAACCATCGAGGACCCCGTCGAGTACAGGTTGCGCGTGATCAACCAGATCCCCGTCAACCACAAGATAGGCCTGACCTTCTCCACCATCCTCAGGTCGGTGCTACGTCAGGACCCGGACGTGATACTGGTGGGGGAGATCAGGGACCGCGAGACGGCGCAGATAGCCATGCAGGCCGCCATGACCGGGCACCTGCTGCTGAGCACCCTACATACCACCGCGGCCGTGGAGGCCCTTCCGCGCCTTCTGGACATGGGCGTGGAGCCCTACTACGTGCGGGAGGTGGTGAAGCTCGTCATCGCCCAGAGGTTGGTCAGGAAGCTGTGCCCGCGCTGCAAGGAGAGCTACCGCCCGGATGCGGAAACCCTCGCCGGGTTGGGAATCGAGGAGGAGGGGAACGAGTTCTTCCGGCCGGTTGGTTGCAGGTATTGCAACCATACGGGGTACAAGGGGAGGACGGCGGTCTTCGAGGTGTTGGGCGTGAGCGACGCCGTCAAGTCCAGGATGGACCTCCGGGTAGACCCGCGGGAAGTGACGGAGGTCGCCATGCGGGAGGGGATGCGGACCATGTGGCAGAACGCGGTGAGGAAGTTATCCCGAGGCGTGACCTCGCTGGAGGAGATCATGCGCTGCGTACCCAGGTAA
- a CDS encoding prepilin-type N-terminal cleavage/methylation domain-containing protein yields MEKYRGEEKGKGAPARRPRLADCRGFSLIELMIVILLLGILVGLAVPVFASVRDMAERGVCWHNQRSIMFAIMRWRADHPDEEFITDSCLPGGGEAYIDIRGNVPGDPGRSLATYFEEGGGPFDCPSNGRGVGEVAGMCDYLTDGHTVTCLTDNRVGVRADGKEFQHDVPRAVAWSHVKEKEEAPSRKTPLGDTFQEITKGMIDLIEEYYEKYEKYPASSGARAYTDIGLDPEDWKLPVDHAYYVPAGSRVKVAPEAGYSFEVTSVKGKKLVLTSKSGGSLIYDVSRGKWYYKTVSTANEIDISTLRVIKE; encoded by the coding sequence ATGGAAAAATATAGAGGAGAGGAAAAGGGAAAGGGCGCGCCGGCGCGACGCCCGCGCCTGGCGGACTGCCGCGGTTTCAGCCTCATCGAGCTCATGATCGTCATCCTGCTCCTGGGTATCCTGGTGGGCCTGGCGGTTCCCGTTTTCGCCTCGGTGCGGGACATGGCCGAGAGGGGCGTCTGCTGGCATAACCAGCGCTCTATCATGTTCGCCATAATGCGCTGGAGGGCCGATCACCCCGACGAGGAGTTCATCACCGATTCCTGCCTCCCGGGAGGGGGCGAGGCGTATATAGATATCAGGGGAAACGTCCCCGGTGATCCCGGCCGTTCCCTGGCCACCTACTTCGAAGAGGGCGGCGGTCCCTTTGACTGTCCCTCCAACGGCAGGGGCGTGGGGGAGGTGGCGGGCATGTGCGATTACCTCACCGACGGCCACACCGTGACCTGCCTGACGGATAACCGGGTGGGAGTACGGGCGGACGGCAAGGAGTTCCAGCACGACGTGCCGCGGGCGGTGGCCTGGAGCCACGTGAAAGAGAAGGAAGAAGCGCCGAGCAGGAAAACCCCCCTGGGGGATACCTTCCAGGAGATCACCAAGGGCATGATCGACCTCATCGAGGAATATTACGAGAAGTACGAGAAGTACCCGGCGAGCTCCGGCGCTCGCGCCTACACGGATATCGGTCTTGATCCCGAGGACTGGAAGCTCCCCGTGGACCACGCCTACTACGTTCCCGCGGGCTCCCGCGTCAAAGTGGCCCCCGAGGCCGGCTACTCCTTCGAGGTTACGAGCGTGAAGGGGAAGAAGCTGGTCCTCACCTCCAAGAGCGGGGGTTCCCTGATATACGACGTGTCCAGGGGCAAGTGGTATTACAAGACGGTGAGCACCGCCAACGAGATCGATATCTCCACCCTCCGGGTGATCAAGGAATAA
- a CDS encoding response regulator produces the protein MARILLVEDSELILRVMKETLQAEGHEVIEARDGEIALRKFLEERPDLVITDCLIPKLNGFKLVQSIRELDDGGHTPIIMNSSIYRKANYRQIALDAGADIYLVKPSTPEERKEFLHKVEDVLRSFAGSVNP, from the coding sequence ATGGCCAGGATATTACTCGTCGAGGACTCCGAGCTCATCCTGCGCGTGATGAAGGAAACCCTGCAGGCCGAGGGGCACGAGGTCATCGAGGCGAGGGACGGGGAGATCGCCCTGCGAAAGTTCCTCGAGGAGAGGCCGGACCTGGTGATCACCGACTGTCTCATCCCCAAGCTCAACGGCTTCAAGCTGGTGCAGAGCATAAGGGAGCTGGACGACGGAGGGCATACCCCCATAATCATGAACAGCTCCATCTACCGCAAGGCCAACTACCGCCAGATCGCGCTGGATGCCGGCGCCGACATCTACCTGGTCAAGCCATCCACGCCCGAGGAAAGGAAGGAATTCCTGCACAAGGTCGAGGACGTCCTGCGCTCCTTCGCCGGCAGCGTCAACCCGTGA
- a CDS encoding substrate-binding domain-containing protein, with product MRAGGRAGVEAMWRFGSGAEGRGEHVRRGGKGRGEHVRGGGRGRGLCGVSGLAVAVLILAFSAAGCGKKGGGALVLAATRDLEGFGVLKAWVEEFERGSPYEVELVTAVDRELLEMAKHGDCDVLLAHVSEETQSLENYGYVEGRREVMRDDYLLVGPAEDPAQAAGATSFPEAFTRVAKARRPFIMRTDGSGVSLQAYSLWEAAGVEDFQDWMEREEGDMRDALRRASREGAYAFCDRSTYESIRGELMLEVIYDGGGQVVNSYYVMAVSALPYPDTNVAGAREFTEYLLSERARKHLALGCWVAPPEEQ from the coding sequence GTGAGGGCAGGAGGCCGCGCGGGCGTGGAGGCGATGTGGAGGTTCGGGAGCGGTGCGGAAGGCAGGGGTGAGCACGTGAGGAGAGGCGGGAAAGGCAGGGGTGAGCACGTGAGGGGAGGCGGGAGAGGCAGGGGCCTTTGCGGCGTATCCGGCCTTGCCGTCGCCGTGCTGATCCTGGCTTTCTCGGCGGCGGGCTGCGGGAAAAAGGGCGGGGGCGCACTGGTCCTCGCGGCCACCCGGGACCTCGAGGGTTTCGGCGTCCTGAAGGCGTGGGTGGAGGAGTTCGAGCGAGGTTCCCCCTACGAGGTGGAGTTGGTGACGGCGGTGGACCGGGAACTCCTGGAGATGGCCAAGCACGGGGATTGCGATGTCCTGCTCGCCCATGTCTCCGAGGAGACGCAGTCTCTGGAAAATTATGGTTATGTGGAGGGAAGGCGCGAGGTGATGCGCGACGACTACCTGCTGGTTGGCCCGGCGGAAGACCCGGCGCAGGCGGCGGGGGCCACCTCCTTTCCCGAGGCCTTCACCAGGGTGGCGAAGGCAAGACGCCCCTTCATCATGCGCACGGACGGGTCCGGCGTATCGCTCCAGGCTTATTCCCTGTGGGAGGCGGCGGGGGTGGAGGATTTCCAGGACTGGATGGAGAGGGAGGAGGGGGACATGAGAGACGCCCTGCGGCGTGCCTCACGCGAGGGCGCTTATGCCTTCTGCGACCGCAGCACGTACGAGAGCATACGCGGTGAGCTGATGCTCGAGGTGATATACGACGGGGGCGGGCAGGTGGTCAACTCCTACTACGTGATGGCGGTGAGCGCCCTGCCCTACCCGGACACCAACGTGGCGGGCGCGCGGGAGTTCACGGAATATCTCCTCTCCGAGAGGGCGAGGAAGCACCTCGCCCTGGGCTGCTGGGTGGCGCCCCCAGAAGAGCAGTGA
- a CDS encoding AMP-binding protein → MKGFLKRVAWASSRNATMANLFENLARVYGAEAMRVASPAACNYFPGGTVTHEGALRFTNLAAEALIERVDLVKGERVLVATPDAGEGLLIAAAVIKAGGVVVPALGAADDGELACLVRGCDVRVALVRAQLLDGLPRLREALNERARLVTLDGEARGAGDEPSLYGYMAGASGFFLPYTLKPSNVVLLCGVRDGGGTTRAVMVTNRGLMSPARLLAPLLPARAGGACLVCSPLTKPSLFAAAVWALAAGMSLRFPPSCEEELLRGMVEEEGPAAVAGHPRDLQGLADACARREGRRLPALWLSAGLLGDEEGGPCGRPGGRIPAGRTYWLVETFAAGENATIAGLRVSLAGRRRMALPCVPLPPNRVRCVRGDGAPAGRGEEGELALRGPAVTPGYWNDLETTFRSWRNGWLHTGMRVTRSPWGIPRCGDA, encoded by the coding sequence ATGAAGGGATTTCTGAAACGGGTCGCGTGGGCGTCGAGCAGGAACGCCACCATGGCCAACCTCTTCGAGAACCTCGCCCGCGTCTACGGCGCGGAGGCCATGAGGGTCGCCTCCCCGGCTGCATGTAATTATTTTCCAGGAGGGACGGTCACCCATGAAGGCGCCCTCCGCTTCACCAACCTGGCGGCCGAGGCGTTGATCGAGCGCGTGGACCTGGTGAAGGGGGAACGGGTGCTTGTCGCGACCCCGGACGCGGGCGAGGGGTTGCTGATCGCGGCGGCGGTGATAAAGGCGGGCGGCGTGGTGGTCCCGGCGCTGGGAGCGGCGGACGACGGGGAGCTGGCGTGCCTCGTTCGCGGCTGCGACGTCAGGGTCGCGCTCGTCCGTGCGCAACTGCTGGACGGTCTCCCCCGCCTGCGGGAGGCGTTGAACGAGAGGGCGCGCCTCGTGACGCTGGACGGGGAGGCGCGGGGCGCAGGTGATGAGCCCTCGCTTTACGGGTACATGGCGGGGGCGAGCGGCTTCTTCCTGCCCTACACCCTCAAGCCCAGCAACGTGGTGCTGCTCTGCGGGGTGAGGGATGGGGGCGGGACGACGAGGGCGGTCATGGTGACCAACCGGGGCCTGATGTCGCCGGCGCGCCTTCTTGCCCCGCTCCTGCCCGCGCGGGCGGGGGGCGCCTGCCTGGTGTGCAGCCCCCTCACGAAGCCCTCCCTTTTCGCCGCCGCGGTATGGGCGCTGGCCGCGGGGATGAGCCTGCGCTTCCCCCCTTCTTGCGAGGAGGAGCTGCTGCGGGGGATGGTGGAGGAGGAAGGGCCCGCGGCGGTGGCGGGGCATCCCCGCGACCTTCAAGGGCTGGCGGACGCGTGCGCGCGGCGGGAAGGGCGCCGCCTGCCCGCATTGTGGTTGAGCGCGGGGCTGCTGGGGGATGAGGAGGGGGGCCCCTGCGGTCGCCCGGGAGGGCGGATACCGGCGGGCCGCACATACTGGCTTGTGGAGACCTTCGCGGCCGGGGAGAACGCCACCATCGCGGGGCTGCGCGTCTCCCTTGCCGGGCGCCGCCGCATGGCCCTCCCCTGCGTGCCGCTGCCGCCCAACCGCGTGCGCTGCGTGCGCGGGGACGGCGCCCCCGCGGGGAGGGGGGAGGAGGGGGAGCTGGCGCTCAGGGGCCCTGCCGTGACACCCGGCTACTGGAACGACCTGGAAACCACCTTCCGCAGCTGGAGGAACGGCTGGCTGCACACGGGTATGCGGGTGACGAGGAGCCCGTGGGGGATCCCCCGGTGCGGCGACGCGTGA
- a CDS encoding molybdopterin molybdotransferase MoeA produces the protein MLSVDEAREAVLASIDTLPEVEVGLQDALGMTLAEDVVAGHDIPPFDNSAMDGYAVRAADLAGASPRRPVELAVVGDLPAGYEPGVTVARGEALRIMTGAPLPPGADTVVPVEATRGEGDRVQVMEELARGANVRRAGEDVRAGEKVLEAGRLVAPAELGMLASLGHARVRCFRRAVVGIISTGDELVGVEEELSPGKIRDSNSYTLYGMVREAGGEPLRLGVVRDDASLLERTILENLERVDLFVTSGGVSVGDYDMVKDVLGKLGEMNFWKVAMRPGKPQAFGHIRGKPLFGLPGNPVSVMVSFEQFVRPALLRMMGRRDLFRPTVTAVLDAPLGRRTGRTEFIRVIAEWRGGRYHARPTGPQGSGILSSMVAGNALAVLPEEVGRLEPGSEVTLQLLR, from the coding sequence ATGTTGAGCGTTGATGAGGCGCGCGAGGCGGTCCTCGCGTCCATCGACACCCTTCCGGAGGTGGAGGTGGGGCTGCAGGACGCGCTGGGCATGACCCTGGCGGAGGACGTTGTGGCGGGGCACGACATCCCCCCCTTCGACAACTCGGCCATGGACGGCTACGCGGTGCGCGCCGCGGACCTCGCCGGGGCGTCTCCGCGCCGCCCGGTGGAGCTGGCCGTCGTGGGGGACCTGCCCGCCGGCTACGAGCCGGGGGTCACCGTGGCGCGGGGAGAGGCGCTGCGCATCATGACCGGGGCGCCCCTGCCGCCGGGAGCAGACACCGTGGTCCCCGTGGAAGCCACCCGCGGCGAGGGGGACCGCGTGCAGGTCATGGAAGAGCTCGCCAGGGGGGCCAACGTGCGCCGGGCGGGCGAGGACGTGCGCGCCGGGGAGAAGGTGCTGGAGGCGGGCAGGCTCGTCGCGCCGGCGGAGCTGGGAATGCTTGCCAGCCTGGGGCACGCCAGGGTGCGCTGCTTCCGGCGTGCCGTGGTGGGCATCATCTCCACTGGCGACGAGCTGGTGGGGGTGGAGGAAGAGCTCTCCCCCGGCAAGATACGGGATTCCAACAGCTACACCCTCTACGGGATGGTGCGCGAGGCGGGAGGAGAGCCGCTGCGGCTGGGCGTGGTGCGCGACGATGCGTCGCTCCTGGAGAGGACCATCCTGGAGAACCTGGAACGCGTGGACCTCTTCGTTACCAGCGGCGGCGTCTCGGTGGGGGATTACGACATGGTCAAGGATGTTCTGGGCAAGCTGGGCGAGATGAACTTCTGGAAGGTGGCCATGCGCCCCGGAAAGCCCCAGGCCTTCGGGCATATCCGCGGAAAACCGCTCTTCGGGTTGCCGGGAAACCCGGTGTCGGTGATGGTCTCCTTCGAGCAGTTCGTCCGCCCCGCCCTCCTGAGGATGATGGGAAGGCGCGACCTCTTCCGCCCCACCGTCACCGCCGTCCTCGACGCCCCCCTGGGCCGCAGAACGGGCCGCACCGAGTTCATAAGGGTCATCGCCGAGTGGCGTGGGGGACGCTATCACGCCCGCCCCACCGGCCCCCAGGGCAGCGGCATCCTCAGTTCCATGGTGGCGGGGAACGCGCTGGCGGTCCTGCCGGAGGAGGTGGGCCGCCTGGAGCCGGGGAGCGAGGTCACACTGCAGCTCCTCCGCTGA
- a CDS encoding DUF2088 domain-containing protein — protein MRRLVFYGDDLVQVELPERTRVIEAPPCLPALPDFRSAVREALRHPLGSPPLGELVNPRSRVTIAFDDPCLPLPPALRDPRGQATEVLLEELFSRGLRRENVNLVCAVGLHRKWTERELRHLLGKRVWAVMGPGRIANHDAEDPVGNVDLGNTASGYPVEVDRRLLESDLTIYVNVNWTSMNGGWKSYLVGLGTYRSIRAHHNPSVLAGGGTVMDPGSRFHDILREQGRHLARHARVFSVETVLNNRVWPGPLDRYLSLSRSKVPLPFRISRRFPQAAKSAVSSALRAAYAPIAVHAGDPEAVHPRTLEALFRQQNVRVEEQADALFLALPNMCPYAAFSRMNPLLAMNAALGYVFNLHLGRPVVREGGVMVLLQPFLPGFHRRHHLPYIEFFERVLPETRDPREMEARFEEDFARREEYIRAYREDHSYHGVHPFYVWYWGGLALEHLERVIVVGARERAVVERLGFTYADSLEQAWSMAGEVLGSGFSLTHLSVPPIFAAEVP, from the coding sequence ATGCGCAGGCTGGTCTTTTACGGAGACGACCTCGTGCAGGTGGAGCTCCCGGAGCGCACCCGGGTCATCGAGGCCCCTCCCTGCCTGCCGGCCCTGCCCGATTTCCGGAGCGCGGTCAGGGAAGCCCTCCGCCATCCCCTGGGCTCTCCTCCCCTCGGAGAACTGGTCAATCCGCGCTCCCGGGTGACCATAGCCTTCGACGACCCCTGCCTGCCCCTCCCGCCCGCGCTGAGGGACCCCCGCGGCCAGGCCACGGAGGTGTTGCTGGAGGAGCTCTTCTCGCGGGGCCTGCGAAGGGAGAACGTGAACCTGGTCTGCGCCGTGGGACTGCACCGCAAGTGGACGGAACGGGAACTGAGGCACCTGCTCGGAAAGCGGGTGTGGGCGGTGATGGGTCCCGGCCGCATCGCCAACCACGACGCCGAGGACCCGGTGGGAAACGTTGACCTGGGAAATACTGCCAGCGGATACCCCGTGGAGGTCGACCGCAGGCTCCTGGAGTCGGACCTCACCATTTACGTCAACGTCAACTGGACCAGCATGAACGGGGGATGGAAATCGTACCTGGTGGGCCTGGGGACCTACCGCTCCATCCGCGCCCACCACAACCCTTCCGTGCTCGCCGGCGGCGGGACGGTCATGGATCCCGGCAGCCGCTTCCACGACATCCTGCGTGAGCAGGGGAGGCACCTCGCCCGCCACGCCCGCGTGTTCAGCGTGGAGACGGTGCTCAACAACCGCGTCTGGCCCGGCCCCCTGGACCGCTATCTGTCCCTGTCCCGCAGCAAGGTGCCCCTTCCCTTCCGCATCTCGCGCCGCTTTCCCCAGGCTGCGAAAAGCGCGGTCTCCTCCGCGCTGCGCGCCGCCTACGCGCCCATCGCCGTGCACGCCGGGGATCCCGAAGCCGTGCACCCCAGGACCCTCGAGGCCCTCTTCCGGCAGCAGAACGTGCGCGTCGAGGAGCAGGCGGACGCCCTTTTCCTGGCCTTGCCCAACATGTGCCCGTACGCCGCCTTCTCGCGCATGAACCCCCTGCTGGCCATGAACGCGGCCCTGGGCTACGTCTTCAACCTGCACCTGGGCCGTCCCGTGGTGCGCGAGGGAGGGGTGATGGTGCTCCTGCAACCCTTCCTGCCGGGCTTTCACCGGCGGCACCACCTTCCCTACATCGAGTTCTTCGAGCGGGTCCTCCCCGAGACCCGGGACCCGCGCGAGATGGAGGCGCGTTTCGAGGAGGATTTCGCCCGCCGTGAGGAGTACATCCGCGCCTACCGGGAAGACCACTCCTACCACGGGGTGCACCCCTTCTACGTCTGGTACTGGGGAGGCCTGGCGCTGGAGCACCTGGAGCGGGTGATCGTGGTGGGCGCCAGGGAGCGCGCGGTGGTGGAGCGCCTCGGCTTCACGTACGCCGATTCCCTGGAGCAGGCGTGGAGCATGGCCGGCGAGGTCCTGGGAAGCGGTTTTTCCCTCACGCACCTCTCCGTGCCCCCCATCTTCGCCGCCGAGGTCCCCTGA
- a CDS encoding ABC transporter ATP-binding protein produces MNPLLTIQGLQHFYGDRRVLEVERLEVLEGEILAIVGPNGSGKSTLLRIINLLERPTNGEIRFWDGSLLSNMKRRERGDLARQMAMIFQDPLLFKRTVRANIAYGLKVRKVKKEEKRALVEEMLAKLDLEELAERDAMTLSGGEAQKAALGRAMVLRPRLLLLDEPLASLDTPSRRDLRKYISSMVREMGVTAIYVSHDYHEVLEIADRLAVLIGGTLLQAGRPGEVFARPVNDVVAEFLGAENLLEGEVTWCHAGAARVLVAGLELEAVCELPAGSRVKVLVHPEEVAMLSEAAEAGSVRNRLRARVLEVREMGGMVRVRLDCGFPLVAHVTRASREEMGIEPGKELTAAIKATSLHVMPFTRTG; encoded by the coding sequence TTGAACCCGTTGCTGACCATCCAGGGCCTGCAGCACTTCTACGGGGACCGCCGGGTGCTGGAAGTAGAGCGCCTGGAGGTCTTGGAGGGGGAGATACTGGCTATCGTGGGCCCCAACGGTTCGGGAAAGAGCACCCTGCTCCGTATCATCAACCTGCTCGAGAGGCCAACGAATGGTGAGATCCGGTTCTGGGACGGTTCGCTTCTCTCGAACATGAAACGGCGGGAGAGGGGGGACCTGGCCAGGCAGATGGCGATGATCTTCCAGGACCCCTTGCTCTTCAAGCGCACCGTGCGGGCGAACATAGCCTACGGCCTCAAGGTGCGCAAGGTAAAGAAGGAGGAGAAGCGGGCGCTGGTGGAAGAGATGCTCGCCAAGCTTGACCTCGAGGAGCTGGCAGAGCGCGACGCCATGACCCTCTCCGGCGGCGAGGCCCAGAAGGCGGCGCTGGGCCGGGCCATGGTGCTGAGGCCGCGCCTGTTGCTCCTGGACGAGCCCCTGGCCTCCCTGGATACGCCCTCGCGCAGGGACCTCAGGAAGTACATCTCGAGCATGGTGCGGGAGATGGGCGTGACCGCCATCTACGTCTCCCACGACTATCACGAGGTGCTGGAGATCGCCGACCGGCTGGCGGTGCTCATCGGGGGGACCCTGCTCCAGGCGGGAAGGCCGGGGGAGGTTTTCGCCCGGCCTGTGAACGACGTTGTGGCGGAGTTCCTGGGCGCGGAGAACCTGCTGGAGGGCGAGGTTACATGGTGCCATGCGGGTGCGGCGCGCGTCCTGGTGGCGGGCCTGGAGCTGGAGGCGGTGTGCGAACTACCTGCCGGCTCGCGGGTGAAGGTCCTCGTGCATCCCGAGGAGGTTGCCATGCTTTCCGAGGCCGCGGAGGCGGGCTCGGTGCGTAACCGCTTGCGGGCCAGGGTGCTGGAGGTGAGGGAGATGGGTGGGATGGTGAGGGTGAGGCTCGACTGCGGCTTCCCCCTGGTGGCCCACGTCACGAGGGCGTCCCGGGAGGAGATGGGCATCGAGCCGGGGAAGGAACTGACGGCGGCGATAAAGGCCACCTCCCTGCACGTCATGCCCTTCACGCGCACCGGGTGA
- a CDS encoding CoA transferase, with product MLEGIRVIDFTTTVAGPGCCFFLADMGAEVIKVERPGLGDEARLFPPYKEGVSASFAVLNRGKKGVTMDLKNPEGVQLFRELVSRSDVLVESFRPGVMKKLGLDYESLREVNPRLVMCSISGYGQYGPLSRLPAYDAVIQAMSGLMSTTGYQDGPPLRSGTLIIDISTAFNAAFAVCAALFARERTGEGEHLDISMYDVGINLLEAKFVDYTVTGNIPQRTGNRYPYVTPFDTFRTRDGHVFIICVGDHPFRSLCEAMGRPELAEDERFRDLFARNANEPALKEIIEEWSAGLSTTEVWELLQEHGVPGAPIQDVKQVVEHPHTQARGMLVELEQPGAGVITAFGPAVKAARSDIRPRGPAPALGEHNRWLLSEVLGKDDAEAERILASGAMG from the coding sequence ATGCTCGAGGGTATCAGGGTCATCGATTTCACCACCACCGTCGCCGGCCCGGGCTGTTGCTTCTTCCTGGCCGACATGGGGGCGGAGGTGATCAAGGTCGAGAGACCGGGCCTGGGCGACGAGGCCAGGCTCTTCCCCCCCTACAAGGAGGGCGTGTCGGCGTCCTTCGCGGTGCTCAACCGCGGCAAGAAGGGGGTGACCATGGACCTCAAGAACCCCGAGGGGGTGCAGCTATTCCGCGAGCTGGTCTCACGCTCCGACGTGCTGGTGGAGAGCTTCCGCCCCGGGGTCATGAAAAAGCTGGGCCTCGATTACGAGAGCCTCAGGGAGGTCAATCCCCGCCTGGTTATGTGTTCCATATCCGGTTACGGCCAGTACGGCCCCCTCTCCCGCCTGCCCGCCTACGACGCCGTCATCCAGGCCATGAGCGGGCTCATGAGCACCACCGGGTACCAGGACGGGCCGCCCCTGCGTTCCGGGACCCTCATCATCGACATATCCACCGCCTTCAACGCCGCCTTCGCCGTATGCGCGGCCCTCTTCGCCCGGGAGAGGACGGGGGAGGGAGAGCACCTGGACATCTCCATGTACGACGTGGGCATCAACCTCCTGGAGGCGAAGTTCGTGGACTACACCGTCACGGGAAACATCCCGCAGAGGACGGGAAACAGGTACCCCTACGTCACCCCCTTCGACACCTTCCGCACGCGCGACGGACACGTCTTCATCATATGCGTGGGGGACCACCCCTTCCGCAGCCTCTGCGAGGCCATGGGCAGGCCGGAGCTGGCCGAGGACGAGAGGTTCCGCGACCTCTTCGCGCGCAACGCCAACGAGCCCGCGTTGAAGGAGATCATCGAGGAGTGGTCGGCCGGGCTCTCCACCACCGAGGTATGGGAGCTCCTGCAGGAGCACGGCGTGCCCGGGGCGCCCATACAGGACGTGAAGCAGGTGGTAGAGCATCCCCACACGCAGGCGCGCGGCATGCTGGTGGAGCTGGAACAGCCGGGCGCGGGAGTCATAACCGCCTTCGGCCCTGCGGTCAAGGCTGCGCGGAGCGACATACGGCCCAGGGGACCCGCGCCCGCCCTGGGGGAACACAACCGCTGGCTGCTCAGCGAGGTACTGGGCAAGGACGACGCGGAGGCGGAGCGCATACTCGCGTCGGGGGCCATGGGCTGA